From Micromonospora nigra, one genomic window encodes:
- a CDS encoding inositol monophosphatase family protein: MGSPPMIDGAFARWLADRAGQALLGLRAEMGFADPGALKSAGDKVSHDLIRTELARWRPGDAVLSEEDEGSRLAWAADVNAEAVSRLAADRVWIIDPLDGTREFSEEGRADWAVHVALWARNAVSPHGLVAGAVGLPAQHRVLGTDYPPAYPPMTAATAGGGRTIRLAASRSRPPVFLTDLAEDVGAELVPMGSAGAKIAAVVTGDVDAYIHAGGQYEWDSAAPVAVATATGLHASRIDGSALKYNEADPRLPDLLVCRKDLASRLLAALQKHSG; this comes from the coding sequence ATGGGCAGTCCTCCGATGATCGACGGCGCGTTCGCCCGGTGGTTGGCCGACCGGGCGGGGCAGGCGCTGCTGGGTCTGCGGGCCGAGATGGGTTTCGCGGATCCGGGGGCGTTGAAGTCGGCCGGCGACAAGGTCTCGCACGACCTGATCCGCACCGAACTGGCCAGGTGGCGGCCGGGGGACGCGGTGCTGTCCGAGGAGGACGAGGGGTCCCGGCTGGCGTGGGCGGCGGACGTGAACGCCGAGGCGGTGTCCCGGCTGGCGGCGGACCGGGTGTGGATCATCGATCCGTTGGACGGTACCCGCGAGTTCAGCGAGGAGGGCCGCGCGGACTGGGCGGTGCACGTGGCGCTGTGGGCGCGGAACGCGGTGTCGCCGCACGGCCTGGTGGCGGGGGCGGTCGGGTTGCCGGCCCAGCACCGGGTGCTGGGCACCGACTATCCGCCGGCGTACCCGCCGATGACGGCGGCGACGGCGGGCGGCGGCCGGACGATCCGGCTGGCGGCGAGTCGGAGCCGGCCGCCGGTGTTCCTCACCGACCTGGCTGAGGACGTGGGCGCGGAGTTGGTGCCGATGGGGTCGGCGGGGGCGAAGATCGCGGCGGTGGTGACCGGCGACGTGGACGCGTACATCCACGCGGGCGGGCAGTACGAGTGGGACTCGGCCGCGCCGGTGGCTGTGGCGACGGCCACCGGGCTGCATGCTTCCCGGATCGATGGTTCTGCGCTGAAATACAACGAGGCGGATCCGCGCCTGCCGGACCTGCTGGTCTGCCGCAAGGATCTCGCCAGTCGGTTGCTTGCAGCGTTGCAGAAGCATTCCGGGTAA